The sequence below is a genomic window from Corvus hawaiiensis isolate bCorHaw1 chromosome 17, bCorHaw1.pri.cur, whole genome shotgun sequence.
GGCTTGATGGTCTTGcaagtcttttccagcctttgtgGTTGTCTGGAATTTCCTGCTGGAGCTGTTGTGCAGTGCAGCATCGCTGGGAGAATGGGGTGCTCAGCAGGAGTGTTCAACCTCCTGCACAGGGGGAGCATTTCAGGGATGGAAATGGATCCAGCAGTTGTCTGCAGGGGACACGAGGGAGTCCaaaaggaaaggcaaggaaACAGGCTGTGCCTGAAAGCCAGGGGAGGTGTCCTTGCTGGGGGCAAGGATCAGGGACAGCCCAATGGGGCTGACACCATGGCAGGCATCTCCTCACACCACGGGTACAGAGGCTCCTCTGGAGGGCTGCAGGACGGGGCACCTCCACCACCCTGGCATCtggggggaaggagcagggctggagcaagAAACAGGAGACTTTTGGAGAGCCTCAAGAGTAAGTTCCTGACCCAGCTGACCAGGGGAAACATTGTTCTCATTCCTGATGGCCAAGGAACACCTGGTCAGGGATGTGAAGGTGGAGAGAAGCCTTGGCTGCAGAGCCCATGGGACTGTGAACCTGAGTAACCTGAGAGAAGTGACCAACACCAAGAGCAGGATCAAATCCCTGAACTTAGGAGAGCAgattttgggttgttttgggacCTGCTTGGCAAAATCCCATGTGAGACTGCCTTGGAGGCCGAGGAGGCCCAGGACATCTGGGCTTTTACTGTGTGAGACTTTCACTGAGCCCCCAGCATCAACCCCAAAAACCATTTGGATGCAGACTGGGCAGATAAATGACCAAACCTccctgaaaacagaagaaaatctgaCTGCAAATCAACCACTGTGTGCTGTGAATACCTGAACACATCAGGATACCTTTTAGCTCTCCCTCCAAAGCAGCTGTCTGTGTGCAGGGATCTCCCCTTGAACAGATCCCTCAAGACACCCCTCACCTGACATCAGGCATTGCTGGGCTGGCAGGTGACCTTTTTTGCACAAGTGTGACATTTAAGGCACGTACACAATGATCTTTGTATCCCATAGTAAGTGCAGTGAACAGTACCGACCACCAATCCAACTGCACTTACTAAATATTTTCCATACCCAAATGTATGGCTCAGAACTCAATGATCTCCATCAGCTCTGAGTGACCTCTGACTCTTCTCCTGTCACTCCCCTGCCCCTCAGTGCCAAAGGGATTTTAGGGACCCCATTTGGGTGCCGTGTCCATGGACAGCAGTGTCCATGGTGACAGCCACACTGCTGTGTGTGAGCCAGAGAGATGTGGGACAAAGGAGTCACTCCCCAGGAACTGGGGACACTTCAGAAGTGCTCAGTGCTGGTGCAAAAGTGCTCAGTTGAGGTCAGAAGCAATACAAAGGCTGGCTCTGGCAAGCTGCCTTGCAGGGCTCGAGGAGCTCCCTGCACATGGCCTGCACACATTGACTTGACCATCCAGAGCACTTGGGAGCCTGTCTGAAGCTGGCAGTGAAATATTTCTGGTCTTGATGCCACATCAGGACCAGGGAGTTACAGAAAATAGAGATGTAAGTGAGCTGAAATAGACATCTTGTTCCTCATAATGAGGACCAGCTCTTCCCAAACCATTGCCAGCAGATGTCTCTCCACTATTTTCTTACCCCAGCAATGGCAGACAACTGCCCGTTTTTTGTGACAGGCTGTGTGCTGCTTTATCAGCATTAACATCAGTAAGTTTCCCCCTAATTTCTACCCTCTGTTTCCCTTGATGTAATTCAAACCTGGACTTCCTTTTCCTGGCACAGAGCTTGtgcctttcttcttcccagTGCCTGGAATGACGTCTCCCCTCAAGCAGCTCCCCCCAGATTTGGCAGGACTCATGGACTCCAGCCACGAGGCCCCAAACCTGGAACAGCTGAAGGACCCTATTCAGAGCCCTCACCCATCATGGCtccagcaggacagagcaggagagCACAAACCAGCTGGGAGTGTTTGGGGTTGGAGGAGCTTTTAGGCCTGGGGAAATGCTGTGGATGTGCAGCATGGCCACCCCAGGGAGGGgaggtgaggaagaggagagggaggctgAGATTCATCCTCACTTCTgccaccagcagtgctggagtggGGATGGGTTGGAGCTGTGCCAAGGGGCCACTCAGGGCAGGTCATGTCCTTCTACCCTGGAGCCCTGTTGGCCTCAGCCTGGATCTGGAACTGGTCCTGTTCTCAGCAAAGGTTTGGTTTGGGATAAATGACAGTGCTGGCAGTGGTTACACAGAGCCTGGTATGCCCTGTGATGTACCCAAACACTGGGCTCCCATCCAAAGGCACATATTTGTCACTGGGTTCCCCAGGAACACCCCTGCTTGGGGCAGGACTAGGAGCAGTGGGGCAGATGTGTGCCTGGCACCAGcggtgctggcactgccctcGCTGGGGGTGCCCTGGCTCGGTCAGACCTTGGTTTGTGCCATGGGACAAGTGcctctggagagggactttggacaagggcctggagagacaggacaaggCTTCACattgacagagggcagggttagatgagatattgggaaggaatttccctgtgagggtggggaggccctggcacagggtgcccagagaagctgtggctgcccctggatccctggaagtgtccaaggccaggttggatggggcttggagcaggctgggatagtggaaggtgtccctgcccatggcaggggtggaacgaGAAGTTCTCTAGGGTTCATTCTAATCCAAACCCTCCTGTGACTCTGTGGATGTCCGGTCAGGTGCAAGGGCACTGCAAATGCAGCTCATCTAACACAGCCTGTCTTTGCCATGGGATTAAATCCATCTAAGAAtcacctgggagcagagcagtgtgGTTTAAACCACTCCTAGCTGTGCAATCAAGTATAAATGTCTGAATTTCAAGAGCCAACCATGTTTCCTTCAGCACCTCCACAGGTTTGCATGGGCAGTGCttttgcaggcagcagggaggttTGGAAGAATAAGCTGTGAACAACAATCGGATTTAAATACAGCAATTTctttgaaggaaggaaaaactacTTCTCCTGGGGATTTAGCAAGTTCCAGTAAAGCTGTGCCCCACGACTgaactgctctgctgcagggatgtTTCACCCAAGCTCTCTTACCAGTTCATCCTCACACTCCTCCCGTGCGAGTCCCTCCTCCTCGCCCTCGTCCCCGTTGAGCGGCTCCTCCACGTTGGCCTCGGCCTCGGATGCCGTGTCCTCCTGGGACACCTCGCTCTTGCTGCTCTCCGCCTTCTTCCGGGCCTCTGCAGGGCAAcagctgggtcagggctgggaACGGGGGCCACAGCCTGAACCCCGGGGTCAGATGGCCCCCACACCCGGGCCGTGGGGAAATAACAGTGATGGAGAGGCTTCCTGCAGCGGGGAGCTCTGCTGATCTTGAGGAAGCGGCCTGGGAGACCATGGAGAGGGCAGAGAAGGTTCCACATCCCCCAACAAGGCTgtgggagccaggcagggcaggataGGATAGGGACAGGGATAGGGATAGGGATAGGAtgtaggataggataggatggGGATAGGGATAGGGGTAGGATAGGGGTAGGATAGGATGGAAGAGAGGAGAACAGACTAAAATAGAACTTGGATAGGATAGGATAAAATAGGGATAGGATAAAATAGGGATAGGATAGgaaaggaatgggaatgggaatgggaatgggaagggaagggaaggaaaggaaaggaaaggaaaggaaaggaaaggaaaggaaaggaaaggaaaggaaaggaaaggaaaggaaaggaaaggaaaggaaaggaaaggaaaggaaaggaaaggaaaggaaagggagagagaataACATAGGacaggataggataggatacaATACAATAGGATATGACAGAGTAAAACAGAATAGTagaacaaaaaagcaaactgaaaaaaaatataaacgatatgacaaaggaaaaaaaaatctcatcattTTAAACCCCAACTCCATTAACTTCAGGAATTCTGGTGTGTAATTTTGGCCTGTGATTCTACCCTGGAACCTGGGGGTTGACATTTCCCTGTCAAAGCCTGGAGGGAGTTGTGATGCCAAGGCCAGCCCTGAGGCATCCTCGCACCCCACTGACCTGCAGACAGCTTCTGTTCCTCAGCAATCTGCTCCAGCCGGCCCAGGAGAGCATCAATGTTGGATTTGATCTGTGTCAGCTCAGTTTTGATTGTCTGCAGCTCACTGCTCTTCACttggagggaggaaggaaggaaaggaaggaaaggaaggcacTCAGTGCCCTGCAGAGCACCCGCGGAGCAGCCCCACCCCGCGCCTGCCCCAGGGCACTTCCTGAGCAGACAGAAAAACCACGGAGGAATCCCGGGCTGGCAGCTCGCTGGGAAACTGGCAGGGAAGCTGGGGGGCTGCTCCCAAAAAAGCCTGTGGGCGCTGTTTCAGGCAGGCTGTGGAGGCCGAGGCCGGCCTTTGGCGCGCTCAGGCTGCACCTGCACTTCCCCAGCCGCACCCCCCGCAGCCGGGCTGCTCTTTCCAGGCGTTCGGGGctttctgaggggttttttgggaggcCCCACGCGTGTCCCCAGCCCGGGCACACACTCACACTTGAGCTTGGCCGAGCTGTTGGCGATGGCGGCCGACCTGGCGAAGAGCTTGACCGGGAGCGTGGCCTTGACGCGCCGCACCAGGGGGATGGTGACCCGCGGCCGCTTCACCGGCACCACCCGCGGCACCGGCGACACCCGGCCCCGGTACTCGAAGATCCTgagggggaggcagaggaaggacGTGGCAGCCCTGCCGTGgggtgccccagccccagcccccgcAGCGTTCCCGCTGATCGCGGCCATCGGATCCCACCCCACAGGCTGGGCTGGACCCCATGCACCCcaatccctccctcccctgccccacaaAGCCCCTCTGGCTGACGCCTGACCTGTCGTAGAAGTCGTCTCTGTAGTAGTCATAATCGAAGTCGTAGCCACTGCAGAGACATCAGGGCATCATGGGTTAATTAGTGCTGGTAACTCATTATTATTGCCCCCTCACGGGCTGCTGAGTGCCCCCAGGGCCACCAAGGGTAAATAGGTTGATCCTCCTTCATAAGGGACTCTCATCCAGCAGGACATGGACagtcctggctgcagggagatgGGCTGAGCCCAGGAGGAAGATTTGGGGGGCTGAAGGCACTGGAGAGGTTGATGTTGGCAGAGGGGTGTTAGCCTGGTTATCTCAAGGAGGAGCAAGATGTGTGTGGAGGAAAGTCGGGACGAAGGGCATATTTATGGggatatttattaatttaaaccTCTCTCCCCCCAGCCAGGCAATGCCCACGTCCTGTTCTCTTAAGCTTGAGCTGCATTTTAACCTAAAGTAGGAGCATTCCCCACTCTCCGGAGACCCAGTAACACACATTCCCCCCTTGCTGCAGCTGTTTTTTCACAAGGCAGCAAAAACCAGGGGGTCTGACCCCACACATTGGTATCAGTTGCCCCAGCTGAACACAGCACCCTTCCCTGGCGTGCTGAGGCTCAGTTCACACTGCCTAAGACAGAGGTGATGCTGGTGgtctctcctctctgctctgaacAAAGACAATTAGTGCAGCCCCAGAAAGCAAAGTCTGTCCTGCCTCCTGAACTGCCTGAAAAGAATGGGAAGAATGATAGATTGATGCGGGGAGAGGGACGGGCTCAGCCAGGAGGaacaggggagagggaaggatgaCCACCCAAGTGTGTAGTTGAGAGTAAATTTGGTGCCCTGCATCTTTGACAGAAGCGACAAGAACAATGTGAGGCTGGCTGGGATGGCTGGTGGGGTGTGGTTTGGAGCAGGAAGTCTCTCCTGCCTATGCTGGCATTGAGGTCCCAGCCAGTGTTAAGTTTCAGTAACTGGTTGGCTTCctaaatgtgttttttccacACTCCTTGGGTTCCCCAAATGCCTGTGGCAGCATGTGGAGACCCAGCCTGTGCCCTGGGGGAACCTGAGGGTGGTTGGATACACCAGAGCTGCTTTGGGGCCAAGGAGTTGGTGCCAGGGTGCTCATGCACCTCCTGCCCCAGTAGTGCCCTGCCATGGGGACTTCAGTGAGGAGATATTCCATAAAGCTGGGCTTTAtctctgagcagctgctgcctgtggcattcccagctggctgagggtgggatggggagagcaGGGTTGCACTCCTGAGGAAAGAGCACTGGTGGGGAGATGTGGCTGTGGAGGTGTTATCACCACAACCCTTCCAGATTCCACTGCTTGGTGGAAAACAGCCATTTTTGACCGATGAATTCCAGATTCTTTTCAGGTGCCCTCCCCTTCAGACCTGAGTTGTAGCCAACATTCCTGCTGGGCTCAGAGGACACAGGAATATCCCACAGCCTCTGTCCCAACCACTGCATGATCTGTGTTTACTTATTCCCTCTTCTGGATTGAAAGGGAAAGGCACTTCCTcgcagggcagctgctgctggaatgagCCCAgctgtgtgtggggctgaggggatgGACAGCAGGGAACGAGGCACTTCCATGGAGCTTTTCATGATTGGTAACTTGATTTCACCTGGGGTGAAACCTGGAGATGCAAAAATTCTCCAAGAAAATAGCTCCCTTCAGCCTGCCAATTTATTTTGATCACCGAGGATGTTTGACTCCAGGTCTGTTTGAATccaataaatacaaaataccaTCAAAACAGGAAGccatttgaaaggaaaattgaaGAAGGATGCTTCTACACTGTCAGACTCTCCCTCTTcaattttctccctctccttagATGCAACTCAAATGAAATTGCTGtgattttgtaatattttcaaTCCTGACAGGCTCTGGTGAAGTGCTTCTGGCTCTCTCTCCAGCAGAGACAATGTTCTCCCCAGTCCCAGGCAAGAGGAGACAGTGGcatctccctgcagctccagggctccAAGTGGGATGAAGCAGTGCCTTTATCCACACCCTCCATGGGGTGTTGCTCTTGCTGGAAGCTCCCCGTGGCTTGGAGACCACGAGGGAGCTTGGCAGGATTTGTTCATAAACAACACAAAGCTTGGGAGTGTTTGGCAAAATTTTGAGATGCCCAAATTCCTTTTACCTGACCCCATTTCACACTCCTGGTCTGAGCCAGCTTTTCCTCCAAGCCTTtgctccctggcagagctgtgggatcaCACATGGGCCGCTCCATGGACACatggggatggagaggagctgcagcctcagtcccagcacacagcactgccctgggcaaagCCTGGCACCTGCAAACAAGGAATGGAGCCCTGGATGGCCTGGGCACCTCCatctccagcactgcccctgcCCTGAGGCATTTGGgcacctctgccctgctcctgggctTGGCTCCAGCACCAACAGGAGGAAGCTCAGCCTCCAATATCTGTAGATCCAAAGATAGAGAGGCCCAAAAGCTCATGTGAAGCCCCAAGCCTCTTCCCAGAGCAGTCAATCTGCTGGATGAAGTGGCCAATGAACCCTGGCAATGTTATGACACTCTGTTATTCCCTATTTCCATGGGGAATGTGGGAGCAAAGCTGGGCAGCCCTGGGTTTTCCTGGTGGGAATTGCTCCTGGCAGTTCTGCAGGGTATTCCCAGAGGCAGTGGGGGGtcacaccctgcctggactgcaGGGCAGGGGCCCCAGAGCATCTGTGGGTGCAAAGCCCGAGGGTGGGGGttctcctgccctggccctgaATCCTTGTGGGATTGGAGATACTTCCATCCTTTCAAAAGGAATTAAGGGCATAATTATCCCAGGGAGCTGGTCCTGACTTCCCAAAACACGAACCCcagcctctgcagtgctgctttgaTTCTTGACCATGGGACAGCCCTCAGGGAaggcagggggctggaatgagGGGTTTGGGGCAGTCTGGGGCTGTGTGACCCTGCTGTGACACACCAGTCACTCGTGGCTTAGCAGGTGATCCCAGGGAGGCAGTGGCTGGATGGTTTTAGCAGCATCCCTGGAATCGGGCTATGAGCACAGGGCAGGTCTTCCCAGATGAATCCAGGAAAACAGCTGGTACAAGGGAGTGCCTTAGCATGGGTGATTTATCCTGAAAATTTCACTGCATGTAGGATAAAGCATCGTGAGACTGAGGGGTTGTTTCTCAGCGACCTGGCAGGTCTGTCTTTGTGTACAGGaataatttttgccatttttctatCGGCCGGTGACACTGCACCCTTTCAAAATAAGGGACAAGCAGAGGCAAAGGCTGGAAAGCAGGAAGGCCTCAAGGAACACCTCCTGCTGCATTCACTGCCTTGGCTTTGTTTGCCTTTAGCAATCAAACAACATTTATACTGACTCAGGTTCAAAATGCAGCTGTTCATAACTGAAGGGGGATTGTTTGCATGTGCTGCCTCTCCATCACATTTGTGGGGCCACTTCTGAGCCTGTACCTGAACAGCAAATGTGCATTTGAGCACCTGTGCTTTAATTACTGCCTGATACTGCTAATCACGAGTGCCATGTTGAGCTcagctcccaccctgctgccatggCATTACTGCAGCAGGCAAAGGAATacctgctggaaagctgcttGGAAAATGTGGCATTGATCAAACAGTGATCTGGTGGAGCTCTGTGAgactccttcctcctgcaaaCAGCCAAGGCAGTGGGAAATAGAGGAATGTGGGATGAAGCCCGGCATTCCCaaagtgctggggctgctgtacGCTGGGACATCATTGCTCACCTCCCCctctgccccagagctgctctcagcccTGTCCATGTGGATTTGGCACTGGGATGTCACTGCTCCAGCACCAGGGCCTGGGAGGGGTGTTCAGGGATGGGCTGACACCAGCTTGGGGTGTAACGGGATGGATGCCGGTGTTCACTAGCTGTGACAGTCAGTCAGCAGTGCTTTGTCCCTGTCACCATTTCAGAGACCCCTCCTGGGGCCACTGAGCTGCAGACACCAGCAGCTCTTGCTCAGGTTGTCCTCTCTGTCCTTTTGGCCATGGAGCAGCTTtagccccagcactgcagggcagggcagagatTTGTCCCTCCAGAAGCCCAGAGGGGCCCTGGCAGAgccaccttcccttcccagccagctGACAGCAAGGTGGGATCGCTGGCACCAACCTGAACATGGCCCCATATGCCCCAGGAAATCCTGTCCTGACATTTGctgtgcaggagaaaaaaaaaaagtgctgccAGAAGGCAGATTTGGAGAGACAGTGAGTGCCGGCCTGGGGACATGGTCACAGCACCTCAtttcccagccagccccacGGGCAGGATGGCCACGCTTGTGGCGGTGGCCGGGATGCCGGGCAGGAGCATCCAGGAGCCTTCCCTGTGCAAAGGGATGCTCTGGGAAGtgccagagggagggaggaaggtcCAGAGATCCAGGTGTGGAGGAGAGCAGTGAGGGCAGCGAGGCTTTGTAAGAACTGAAGGTGCCTCGTGTGGAGACACCTGAGAAAACTGACAGTGGCATGAGCCTGGGTGGAGCTGGATGGGAGGTTACATCCCCAAGGATTTCTACTGAACACCTGGACCCCCCCTCGGGCTGGTGGACAGCTAAAAATGTCACGACTGTTGCTTCCTCTGTGTTCAAAATGGAACTTCCCCTGCCTTGCCTTCCCCTCGACCCTCCCATGCAGACTTGGAGCGAGGCAAAGCAAAACCCGGCCTTTAGAAAAATCCTCTGCTGTGTGTAACAGCGCCTCTATAAATTACAGTGCTGTGATTTTTGAAGTCTAACGTTTAGAAAAATTGATGGTGGTTCGGGAAGCTGTAAGCACAGCTCGCTGCAAACCTGGATTCCCCGCTTTCCAGGAGATATCGTAAGTTCTGCCAGCCCAGATGGCAAAGTTTTAATCTGACAGCCAGTCTGGGATGAAACATTGCTGGAGCTCGGAGCAGTGCAGTTCTCTGGCCCATATTTTAGCATACCCATATTTGTGGGAGGGAGCAAACATCTCTCTCAGCAGGCTGGAAGTCTGAAACATTGGTCATTTCAGAGGAAGGGATTAGTGCTCCAGGCACGGGTGAGCAGTAAATGAAAAGCTCGTTAGTGCAAGATGTATGGAAGGAGCTGGTGTGCCTTATGGCCCTGGCCCCATGTGAGCAGTCCACGTGCAGCTGAACAGCAGGAGTTGCATCATCTCTACTCCCATCTCCTTCCCCTCAAGTGCCATCCCCTGGGAATCCAGAGAGCCACGTCCTGTGAAGGGCCAAAGGGTCCCAGGATGGGAGAAATGTGCCTGAAAGCTGCACAGAGGGAGCTCAGCTGAGAGGCTCCTGGAAGGAACCCAGAGATGCCCTGTGGGTGGTGGGAGGCtgctggggctctggggggTCTGGATGTGCCAGAGCTGCACTTTCCAACCAGGATTTGCCATTCCACAGCACACTGGTGCAGGACCACACGGCTGAGTCTGAATCACAGGGTTCTCTTCACCCCTTGcacttatttcttctttttgtggAAAAGTCTCCAGTTCTCCCATGATTTCCCCTTTTGCTACACCCACCTATAACCCCAATACTGATTTTAGTCTTTTCCTCCCAACCTCACACCTTCCAACTCGTGATTCAGCATGAGACTGGCATCAAAATTGTGacaatttataaataaaacacatttgggGACCTTGTTATTTGGTTTTGGGTTCCTGAACCTGCAGGTCACTCCTGAAATACCTTTTCAACCACAAGCAAGAACTTAATGAGTTTCTCCCACATTCCCCTGACTCCAGAGTATGGGGCTTAAATGAAAATCTTCACCTCTTGTGGAAATCATGATAAATTCTCTTGAGCTGAGGGCTCACTGACATCTGTAACACACTCCATGTGCCACACACCTCTCcatgtccctcctgtccctcctgttcCCTTGATCCCTCATTGCTGCTCCTCAGAACAGGCTCCCTCGGGACTTCCCCCGGCCTCTTCCTTGCTTCACCTCCATTTGTCACTCCCAGGGTTTCCcactttcttcccttctcctctccctttgaCAGTCAGTCTTCTCTTTCCCTGAATTATCCCTGttccctgtttttcccccacacccagcccctctgtgcccactcctgctgcctggctggAGGGGGGTTCTCCTCTTGCTCCCCCTCCTCCGGTGTGGTTAAAGCACAGGGTACTGCTCACCCTTCTCCAGCCCTCTCCAGGTCCAGCACCTGCACAGGTGGGACCATGCCCAGGAAATCTCCCACACCACCACAGGCACTGGCCAACCTTGGGGCTGCCACTGCCTGAAGGGCACTGCCAAGGAAAGGAGCCCCTGGGAGAAGCTCTGGATGCGCAGTGTCCAGGCTGCTGggggcagggagctcagggcagtggtcaGGGGGTGCTGGAAGGCAAAAACA
It includes:
- the RALY gene encoding RNA-binding protein Raly, coding for MSLKVQTSNITNKNDPKSINSRVFIGNLNTAVVKKSDVETIFSKYGRVVGCSVHKGYAFVQYSNERHARAAVLGENGRMLAGQTLDINMAGEPKPNRPKGLKRAASALYSGYDFDYDYYRDDFYDRIFEYRGRVSPVPRVVPVKRPRVTIPLVRRVKATLPVKLFARSAAIANSSAKLKLKSSELQTIKTELTQIKSNIDALLGRLEQIAEEQKLSAEARKKAESSKSEVSQEDTASEAEANVEEPLNGDEGEEEGLAREECEDELENSHYTDVEDARLQ